One Setaria viridis chromosome 5, Setaria_viridis_v4.0, whole genome shotgun sequence genomic region harbors:
- the LOC117858483 gene encoding protein DOG1-like 2 codes for MDMERGAACYRQWIAGQEAGLAELEAALANAGATDAELRAVVERCMRGYQDYVAGRRAVSPHDGTAFIAPPWCTAFERSVLWLGGCRPTVAIRLLYNLSGEGLEAQLEELINGLGPMGPLPVGSMGITPGQMVLVTDLHRRTLLQENVLSDRLATLHEDIADQPLFPIVRQRAAAAAQPRAGGGDCDGPVGPPGGAGRGAVDAEVDAAFNSYRAAMAQLVAEADDLRMATARAMATEILTPRQAVEMLAAAKQLHLSVRDWSCRAEGAQPQPNGPRVVPANGTSAAARRNP; via the coding sequence ATGGACATGGAGCGCGGCGCCGCGTGCTACCGGCAGTGGATCGCCGGCCAGGAGGCGGGGCTCGCGGAGCTCGAGGCCGCGCTGGCCAATGCCGGGGCCACCGACGCCGAGCTGCGGGCCGTGGTGGAGCGGTGCATGCGCGGGTACCAGGACTacgtcgccggccggcgcgcggtgTCGCCGCACGACGGCACCGCCTTCATCGCCCCGCCCTGGTGTACCGCCTTTGAGAGGTCCGTGCTCTGGCTCGGCGGGTGCCGCCCCACGGTCGCCATCCGCCTGCTCTACAACCTCTCCGGGGAGGGCCTGGAGGCGCAGCTCGAGGAGCTCATCAACGGCCTCGGCCCGATGGGCCCCCTTCCCGTGGGGAGCATGGGGATCACGCCCGGGCAGATGGTGCTCGTCACCGACCTTCACCGCCGGACGCTGCTCCAGGAGAACGTCCTCTCCGATCGGCTCGCCACCCTGCACGAGGACATCGCCGACCAACCGCTCTTCCCCATCGTGCGccagcgcgccgcggcggcggcacagccgcgcgccggcggcggcgactgcgaCGGCCCGGTCGGGCCGCCCGGGGGGGCCGGGCGAGGAGCCGTCGACGCCGAGGTGGATGCGGCGTTCAACAGCTACAGGGCCGCGATGGCGCAGCTGGTGGCGGAGGCCGACGACCTGCGGATGGCCACGGCACGGGCCATGGCGACGGAGATCCTGACGCCGCGGCAGGCCGTGGAGATGCTGGCGGCAGCCAAGCAGCTGCACCTCTCCGTCCGCGACTGGAGCTGCCGTGCGGAAGGCGCCCAGCCGCAGCCTAACGGGCCGCGCGTTGTGCCGGCCAAcggcacctccgccgccgcccgccggaacCCATGA